One window of Fusarium keratoplasticum isolate Fu6.1 chromosome 2, whole genome shotgun sequence genomic DNA carries:
- a CDS encoding LITAF domain-containing protein, translating to MESSNSNLPSYEEATAGQERPRIIAHNRHCPEQSNEEYLMSNPHLQSSYLPIREWTHNMLGTTTAETPWRLGNDQRQNDVITWQVFQETSSTPVTSTQENVVQWLRRLCIEISTPSSFAAGGIPLRPGDIEYTLNTEQNWTRNWGWEVELYAYAYPEHIRCSDWSVTMRIYLHDLPRQLRMGGIQWRDVVVSDYDFHMELDSYPERGWDWKLTSTCAATSDTARSQRNWEARTMSSRRVLPSTPEFWSCLSEDTIFRRWNDQAENRPRFCQESIAVAIWATPTSVAEVSWCLIGWPLRMRNTGNAQRRSSRHPYSPDDREIRHQISLFGFRYLRIKSRSIVQYGSSSTQNKFTMATTTQSKFHTMFHDDPSYQDNKIDLFAPSQSQDNGLTAFEGISPSNIVPLRKLKQWPRAVLCPACRELSITRVERKICSGTHVMAAFMFMCTIVGGPVVYMSKAFKNVEHYCCRCNRRLASFHFNTGTEIHVY from the exons ATGGAGTCTTCCAACTCTAACCTTCCTTCCTACGAGGAAGCCACCGCTGGCCAGGAACGCCCTCGCATCATCGCACACAACCGACACTGCCCTGAGCAATCAAACGAGGAATATCTCATGAGCaatcctcatcttcaatcCTCGTACCTCCCGATAAGAGAATGGACGCACAATATGCTTGGCACCACTACGGCTGAAACTCCATGGCGGCTGGGCAACGACCAAAGGCAGAACGATGTCATCACTTGGCAAGTCTTCCAAGAGACTTCAAGCACGCCGGTGACTTCAACGCAGGAAAATGTTGTTCAATGGCTACGTCGTCTGTGTATAGAAATTTCGACGCCTTCTTCATTTGCAGCGGGCGGAATACCGTTGAGACCAGGCGACATTGAATACACTCTCAACACTGAGCAGAACTGGACTCGCAACTGGGGATGGGAGGTCGAACTCTACGCATATGCATACCCCGAGCACATTCGATGTTCCGATTGGTCCGTGACTATGCGTATCTACCTCCACGACCTACCACGTCAGCTCCGTATGGGTGGGATTCAGTGGCGAGATGTTGTCGTGTCGGATTATGACTTCCACATGGAGCTTGACTCGTACCCAGAGCGCGGCTGGGACTGGAAGTTGACGTCGACTTGTGCAGCGACGAGTGACACGGCCCGGTCACAGAGGAATTGGGAAGCTAGGACTATGTCCTCGCGAAGGGTTCTGCCATCCACTCCCGAGTTTTGGAGTTGTCTCTCGGAGGATACGATCTTTAGGCGA TGGAACGATCAAGCAGAGAACCGGCC CCGGTTCTGCCAAGAGTCTATTGCCGTTGCAATCTGGGCGACTCCTACATCAGTGGCTGAAGTGTCGTGGTGTCTCATTGGCTGGCCGCTTCGAATGCGAAATACGGGCAACGCCCAGCGTCGCAGCTCCAGGCACCCATATTCCCCGGACGATCGCGAAATACGGCACCAAATTTCCCTCTTCGGCTTTCGCTATTTAAGAATCAAGTCCCGGTCGATTGTCCAATATGGAAGTTCATCAACCCAGAACAAGTTCACCATGGCGACCACTACCCAGTCGAAATTCCACACCATGTTCCACGATGATCCGTCCTACCAGGACAACAAGATCGATCTCTTTGCCCCGAGTCAATCGCAAGACAATGGCTTAACAGCATTCGAGGGCATCTCACCCTCCAACATCGTCCCTTTGAGAAAGCTCAAGCAATGGCCCCGAGCCGTCCTTTGTCCAGCCTGTCGAGAACTCTCCATCACACGAGTTGAGCGCAAGATTTGCAGCGGCACACA TGTAATGGCTGCTTTTATGTTTATGTGCACTATTGTTGGGGGCCCTGTTGTGTACATGTCCAAGGCGTTCAAGAATGTCGAGCATTATTGCTGTCGCTGCAATCGGAGGCTAGCGTCTTTTCATTTCAACACGGGGACTGAGATTCATGTTTACTAG
- a CDS encoding PALP domain-containing protein: MANTSITPPRVSNVLDAIGNTPCVELKRITPEGHARVFLKLEFLNPTGSYKDRMARAVIEEAERQGILKPGMTVVEATGGSTGSSLALVCAVKGYKFRVISSDAFAKEKLRTMAAFGSDLDLIASANGKITPDLIPSMREKAKGFSKEEGVFWVDQFSNTDVLVGYQTLGHELVQQFPDGINAFCGAVGGGGMVMGVSKILKEKYPQTHIVVLEPESAPVITKGHGGSHSVEGIGIGFVPPLLDETLYDEAKGIPEAEAREMCRRLAKEEGILVGTSSGLNVVAALELAKQLGPGKTVVTVACDTGLKYMNSGLFE; this comes from the coding sequence ATGGCAAACACATCTATTACTCCACCTCGCGTATCAAATGTACTCGACGCCATAGGCAATACACCATGCGTCGAGCTGAAACGTATCACTCCAGAAGGACACGCCCGTGTGTTTCTCAAGCTCGAGTTTCTCAACCCCACGGGCTCGTACAAGGATCGCATGGCGAGAGCAGTCATTGAAGAGGCAGAGCGACAAGGCATCTTGAAGCCCGGGATGACTGTTGTCGAAGCAACTGGTGGCAGCACTGGCTCatcccttgcccttgtctgCGCCGTCAAGGGATACAAGTTCCGTGTCATCTCTTCGGATGCGTTTGCAAAGGAAAAGCTACGGACAATGGCAGCCTTTGGATCTGACCTTGACTTGATTGCGAGCGCGAACGGCAAGATCACGCCCGACTTAATTCCTTCCAtgagagaaaaggccaaggggTTCTCAAAAGAGGAGGGTGTCTTTTGGGTGGATCAGTTCAGCAATACTGATGTCCTTGTCGGCTACCAGACCCTCGGCCACGAACTCGTTCAGCAATTTCCCGACGGTATCAATGCCTTTTGTGGCGCTGTCGGAGGCGGCGGTATGGTCATGGGCGTGTCAAAGATCTTGAAGGAGAAATATCCACAGACGCACATCGTGGTTCTCGAACCAGAGTCTGCGCCCGTAATTACCAAGGGCCACGGCGGGAGCCACAGCGTCGAGGGAATCGGCATCGGGTTTGTGCCTCCGTTGCTGGATGAAACTCTCTACGATGAGGCGAAGGGCATTCCAGAGGCTGAGGCGCGCGAAATGTGCCGGCGCCTGGCAAAAGAAGAGGGAATACTGGTTGGGACTTCGAGTGGCCTGAATGTTGTCGCCGCGCTTGAACTGGCAAAGCAGCTCGGGCCGGGCAAGACGGTTGTTACGGTCGCATGCGATACTGGGCTGAAGTATATGAACAGCGGTTTATTTGAATAA
- a CDS encoding NACHT domain-containing protein — protein sequence MAAETIGIVAACGQFVEQSVKIIRFSKQIHDKFQDAPAEIDAWRQQIQGLEKLVAAVEASPALQVEDLKPTVEQAKAVGEKLLRIFERIDFEKDDGFGHKSWRVVGGFLKEDEISNLFKEIERLKALLGDQIAVININQGHDKFARVESLIQDLSRSFRPGTDEDQCLQDLFITDPLSDRDGIITAKGRRTPGTCEWIPMTEEYRSWSTDQSGLLWISGPPGKGKTFISIFLTQLLQSSKPDATVIWFFCDNKVASRNTAVNILRGLIIQLIFKHNQLISRITPTWKIQGANLFQDNSFETLWRIFEDMLEALRDHEVCCVLDALDECDEPSLSSLLFKVQSLFEPEEKSAQIHSLKVIVTSREQPECLPATLSAFPHITLGLLEDDIQLYISDQISHLARMKGIEGLPLYQYIEYTFRRRAGGTFLWVSFMVRDLEHKTVKEIEHALTQLPRDLPEVYERILSKIHPESKTTVANMLTWLLFASRPLTVVELCEAIQIEPTSYLTKEQVCLDYIQSCGHLLQVSTGRPPNGVDYRVNRLPPLIPVNTRMTELNSEESGTSLYVSFVHQSAKDFLRSHSSGLAALNGPMDPKKTHAQITNRLVSLLAMDRSFSPLFDAVKDLPLLPYAVFNWNYHMREMGADFVSVLDEHKDFFRKSSEARDRWWAWYHLEYPGKEPPTDVPLLHMACITGLYHLLEYALLKRNTLLGLLRAREVNRVWGHDQETPLHLMVKQGQDKMVHLLLKYGADVSIKNVRGKTALDSAAFLGPYAVFLLLAASRTSREILETDAKSSISHRGRETLLHTAARGGHQDICRELVEKWHYDVETKDKDGFTPLLVAVRCQHLSLASFLVKNLGAKTTPRIKILESAFYLRERSRINQALDSLSLNLGVDINAADEDGNTLFHRSYSPAFIMLEQCITAGLDFSKRNEEGETVLHRNFWLSATHERLHLVLKESHLGINARDSHGRTPLHALVTAAAHPDQAPWSLDLRNLVALLDFGADRSLMDAHGRTPSELGAEYLKQGLDEIYIEEGIGSSDEIDEMPCTMSMILGILSRYATAPLNVRVADHLSKEMGNGDQPNVT from the exons ATGGCGGCCGAGACCATCGGCATCGTAGCCGCTTGTGGTCAATTTGTCGAACAAAGCGTCAAGATTATCCGCTTCTCAAAACAGATCCACGACAAGTTCCAAGATGCACCCGCCGAAATTGACGCCTGGCGACAGCAGATTCAGGGCCTTGAGAAACTTGTCGCTGCTGTCGAGGCTTCGCCTGCTCTCCAAGTGGAGGACTTGAAGCCGACTGTTGAACAGGCCAAGGCGGTTGGtgagaagctgttgaggATATTTGAGCGGATTGATtttgagaaggatgatggTTTTGGGCATAAATCTTGGAGAGTTGTAGGCGGGTTTTtgaaggaggatgagatcAGTAATCTTttcaaggagattgagcgaTTGAAGGCGCTTCTTGGGGACCAGATAGCCGTCATCAACAT AAACCAGGGCCATGACAAGTTCGCCCGGGTCGAGTCCCTCATACAGGACCTCAGCCGGTCCTTTCGCCCCGGCACAGACGAAGACCAGTGTCTTCAGGACCTGTTCATCACGGATCCGTTGAGTGATAGAGACGGCATCATCACAGCCAAAGGACGCCGGACTCCAGGTACATGCGAATGGATCCCCATGACGGAAGAGTATCGATCCTGGAGTACGGATCAATCTGGTCTCCTGTGGATATCTGGCCCTCCAGGCAAGGGCAAAAcgttcatctccatctttcTCACACAGCTCCTCCAGTCATCGAAGCCTGATGCTACCGTTATCTGGTTCTTTTGTGACAACAAGGTCGCGTCTCGAAATACGGCCGTCAATATTCTCCGCGGGCTCATCATCCAGCTGATCTTTAAGCACAACCAGCTCATCTCTCGCATTACGCCTACGTGGAAGATCCAAGGGGCCAACTTGTTCCAGGACAATTCTTTCGAGACCCTCTGGCGGATCTTTGAAGACATGCTGGAGGCTCTGAGAGATCATGAAGTTTGTTGTGTCCTCGATGCTCTTGACGAATGTGATGAACCGTCGCTATCATCACTCTTATTCAAGGTCCAAAGCTTGTTCGAACCAGAAGAAAAATCCGCTCAGATTCACAGCTTGAAAGTCATCGTTACGAGTAGAGAGCAGCCTGAATGCTTGCCTGCCACACTCTCTGCATTCCCCCATATCACTCTTGGTCTACTTGAAGACGACATCCAACTATACATCTCAGACCAAATCTCCCACCTAGCCAGGATGAAAGGAATCGAAGGCTTGCCTCTTTACCAATACATCGAATATACCTTTCGAAGACGCGCAGGAGGCACCTTTCTCTGGGTCAGTTTCATGGTGCGCGATCTGGAGCACAAAACCGTGAAGGAGATTGAACATGCTCTTACGCAACTCCCCCGTGATCTTCCCGAGGTATACGAACGGATCCTGTCAAAGATCCATCCGGAGAGCAAGACGACAGTAGCCAACATGTTGACTTGGCTGCTGTTTGCGTCACGTCCGTTGACAGTTGTCGAACTTTGTGAGGCGATACAGATAGAGCCTACTTCGTATCTAACCAAGGAACAAGTCTGTCTGGATTATATCCAGTCCTGTGGACATCTACTTCAGGTGTCGACTGGAAGGCCACCGAATGGCGTGGACTATCGAGTCAACCGGCTTCCACCTCTTATCCCGGTGAACACACGGATGACAGAACTAAACTCGGAAGAATCAGGCACTTCTCTATACGTTAGCTTTGTGCACCAGAGCGCCAAGGACTTTCTCAGGAGCCATTCCTCTGGACTTGCAGCCCTGAACGGTCCCATGGACCCGAAGAAGACACACGCCCAAATCACTAATCGCTTGGTATCTCTCCTCGCGATGGACCGTTCGTTCAGCCCACTGTTCGACGCCGTAAAGGACTTGCCTCTTTTACCCTACGCGGTTTTCAACTGGAACTATCACATGCGAGAGATGGGTGCCGACTTTGTGTCTGTCCTGGATGAGCACAAAGACTTCTTTCGTAAGTCTTCAGAGGCGAGAGATAGGTGGTGGGCTTGGTATCATCTTGAGTATCCTGGCAAGGAGCCACCCACAGATGTCCCTCTACTTCACATGGCTTGCATCACTGGCCTTTATCACCTACTCGAGTATGCTCTTCTGAAAAGGAACACACTGCTGGGGCTGCTTCGAGCAAGAGAGGTGAACCGAGTATGGGGTCACGACCAAGAAACACCACTCCACCTCATGGTGAAGCAAGGACAGGATAAAATGGTTCACCTGCTGCTGAAATATGGAGCAGATGTGTCTATCAAGAATGTCCGCGGCAAGACGGCTCTTGATAGCGCTGCGTTCCTTGGACCGTACGCCgtgtttcttcttctggcaGCGTCGAGAACAAGTCGAGAAATCCTCGAGACAGATGCCAAATCCTCGATTTCTCACCGTGGTCGGGAAACCCTTCTCCATACAGCTGCCAgaggagggcatcaagaCATTTGTCGAGAACTGGTAGAAAAGTGGCACTATGacgtcgagaccaaggacaaggatggcTTCACGCCGTTGCTGGTGGCCGTTCGATGCCAGCATCTGAGTCTGGCCAGTTTTCTCGTTAAGAACCTTGGAGCCAAGACGACGCCGCgcatcaagatcctcgaATCTGCTTTCTACCTGCGAGAGAGGTCTAGGATCAACCAAGCTTTGGACTCTCTTTCTTTGAACCTGGGCGTCGACATTAATGCAGCAGACGAAGATGGGAACACTCTTTTCCACCGATCTTATTCGCCTGCGTTCATCATGCTCGAGCAATGCATCACTGCTGGATTGGACTTCAGCAAACGTaatgaagaaggagagacgGTCCTTCATCGCAACTTTTGGCTATCAGCGACTCACGAGCGCTTGCATCTGGTGTTAAAGGAGTCACACCTCGGTATCAATGCCCGAGATAGCCACGGCCGCACACCGCTCCATGCCTTGGTCACTGCCGCTGCACATCCCGACCAAGCCCCCTGGAGTTTGGATCTCAGAAATTTGGTTGCGCTGCTTGACTTTGGCGCCGATCGAAGCCTGATGGATGCCCACGGGAGAACGCCATCTGAGCTTGGTGCCGAGTACCTCAAACAAGGGCTGGATGAGATCTACATAGAGGAGGGGATTGGCTCCTCTGATGAGATTGACGAAATGCCGTGCACCATGTCGATGATTCTCGGGATATTATCGAGGTATGCGACTGCTCCTCTGAATGTGCGGGTGGCAGATCATTTAAGCAAGGAAATGGGAAATGGTGATCAACCAAATGTGACGTGA